The DNA region GCAGCATAAGCACTTCAACTGAACTGTAAACAGAGAGTGTTTAATTCATTTCtttgtataatatgatgttaattcaacgacagaagagacttgatgatcactgaaGTAGGTGTGGGAAAAATTGATGTATTTATTGATGTAATTGATgtatatcgtgcatccctagtttgtTTAAAGCTGTCTCGTATTCTTAAGATCCCTTTTGTTCAACTACAAACAGCCTTGAAATCGTCattgtcaaacccaccagactccatttgaataaacagtcattttaatatcaacagacacacttcattcaaagacgacagaaacaaaataaaactcacaacaaccatcttggttcatcttttcactgttccaacaatcaccaagtttggtttgattgaaataaaccctttaaTTCACCCGATTAGATGTGAAgatatgctgcctctatacacgcTACAATTACTGCTTTTTTAAACGGAGTCTGGTTGGTTTGGCGATGgagatttcagggctgtttctggttgaatAAAAAGGatcggtaacactttacttgaaggtatcgaCATAAGgttgacatgacactgtcataactatgacatgacacggtcatgaacctgtcatgaacattatgtacatgtcataaacgtttatgactgctgacattaagtgtttttaagggtttttgtcatgacaagttgacattgtttgggttgtcttgattatgacaacttgacattaatcaaagagACATTACCAGAAATTGTCTTAgcaatgacaagttgacattgtctggtttgtcttgattatgacaacttgacattgaTCAAAgagacattaccagaagttgtctttgtcatgacaagttgacattgtttgggttgtcttgattatgacaacttgacattaatcaaagagacattaccagaagttgtcttagctagacaagttgacattgtttgggttgtcttgattatgacaacttgacattaatcaaagagACATTACCAGaaattgtctttgtcatgacaagttgacattgtttgggttgtcttgattatgacaacttgacattgatcaaagtgacattaccagaagttgtctttgtcattataaggacatcccaaacaaatttaatgtcatcttgtcatgacaaagacaatttCCGGTAACgttactttgattaatgtcaagttgtcataatcaagacaacccaagctatgtcaacttgtcattacaaaaaccgaatgacacttaatgacagcagtcataaacgtttacgacatgtacataatgttcatgacaggttcatgactgtgtcatgtcatagttatgacagtgtcatgtcactcctatgtagataccttcaagtagaGTGTTACCAAAGGATTTTACTCTCTAACATAAAGGTCTACCTGTGCGGGGatctttccataatgttgcctgacagtgtcaaaaacaagacaacatgTCTGACTCAGTACTCAATATGTCgttcccatcagtcacttggacacaaaaacatttaaaaacaggacccaggctgaaaaatactgaactCACTCTGAGGTTAAGTCTTGACCCAGTTCTTGTGACACAACACTGAGCAACGGTGACACACTTTTTTGTTCCCAAAATCAGTGTCAATCAAAACAGACAAATATTGAATGTTCAGACAGTTGATGACGTGTGGACCTGTATCATTGCAGCAtgtgaggtcaaaggtcagggctTTGGTGCTGAGTTAATGATTCATATCTCGATCTGACTCTGggaaaattatatttttctctttatGGACCTGAACATGTGAATTTCTGGAATAAACGTGCTTCACTTGCTGACTGGTAGAAAAATGTGTCACTAAGTAAGAAAGGTAAGATACTAAGATAATCAATGTGCGTGCAGGTGCCGTGTCAGTAAACAGTGTGAGGTCTAAGGACTGCTGAGGTTAGCGTGTTTTTGGTCAAATATTTAGTTTATccagtgtttatttttacaggcagtggtggaaagtaactaagtatatttacttaAGTTTgatgtatttccattttctgctactttaaaTTTATACTCCACATTTTAGATGGAAACACTGGattttttactccactatattcATTTGACAGCTTCAGTTgctttacagattcagattaataatacaaaatataatcaggaTATGATGCGTTATTATAACAGACAGtcggcccctgggcacagatatacaAAAGGCTCCACCATGTCCCCTTCACAGGAGCAAGGCACAGACTTTGTGCTCTATTTGTGGTTGGTAATTTGagtgtcattttgcaggtgaaggccagaaggggcccctgacactctgggcccctgggcctgtgctgGGTGGACCCGTTCTGCAATCCATCCATGATTATTATGGATTAAGATGAGATAAGCGAGGAAATCCTAAAACTGACAAGCAGTAAGAAATGCACTGTAGAGTGGGGATACATTTTGTGGCAGGTTAGAAATACAGTCTGAAAGAAGAATGTGTGTCCCCAAAAAACGTCACAAAGGTTATTAAGGCCGGATTAAACTTGTGCGACAACTCTATGCAAAGTGTACTGCGGGTAGTTTGATGTGCACCTACTTTGAAACGTAACCACGACATGTaggctgaaaccatttccctcagtggaaacaaagcttttatttattttattttcacccTAGTGCAAATATCAACACATTGCTATTTGTACCCTGGTGTATAGCAGTGTATGCTATCTTTAAGTGGATTTATGGTTGTGTGTAGACCCTACGCACatggcctacgccgttgtgagcatttttacttaggcggtggtgtgtctgtcactctgcagttacacctccaaaacactggtcagcggtagaggtttctgtgaagtcctgtaaagtttagttgattcaaaacacacattaaacacacattaaacatggcttaatagagacagtttcaaacacaagtacacaaatcagcttcactataactcgcagcattcacagactaacacttgtctttatctggacacattttccccacaaatacaacatgctaacgtcattaGCACacacctatggcattttacattgtataaattagcctagcagctagcagacttttcctctactcatatgaagccagggacaacagcaacatttaacaaaggtaacgttacaaaattcggctccgttacaactcacaaggttcactgacaaaacaactgacttatactaaacacgttttccaaacgaatacaacatgctaacgttattagcacgaccctatggcattttacattgtataaattagcctagcagctagcagagatttcctctgctcatatgaagccaggataaatgacacacaagacttaaaatgttattttgtggaggcttttcagtgtaaaatgccagaggcttgtgctaataaagttagcatgttgtatttgtggtgaaaatgtgtccagataaagacaagtgtttgtctgtgaatgctgtgagttatagtgaagctgatttgtgtacttgtgtttgatattgtctctattaagccatgtttaatgtgtgtttaatgtgagtttaatgtgtgattGCATGATGCAGTAAAATATGAACAGAgacatttaacacattttcaagatattttttattaaaaatattcaaaacagtttaaaaatactttctataacatttaaaatacattacTGATACAGTTGAAATATCATATGAAAGCTggttttgtctttaaaatgaggtttaacagcagctgcagctcgtCTGTTCATCATTTGTCCTCCAAGACTCTGAAACTGTTGTAATGATCGTGTTTGTTAAATTCAGAATTGCTCTTTGTAAGCGCCGCTGCACATCGTGGATAGTGCTTTCACTTAGTGTCACACAGAGTTCAGTGTCCAAATCACACCGTGAGTATTTCCCTTTGATCTTTTCCTGAGGATCAGTTGGACGTATGAATCAATGAGCACCTGAggaaagtttattttaaagttcTGGAGGAGACTCCATTTCATCAGTCTGTATAATCTGAGGTCACTGCTCACACTGCCTTTTTGTTCTGCAGGCTCAGAGCACTGTTCACACAGTATGGGATGATGCTGACAGTGACCAGAGGCACGGTGGCGCTCTTGCAGAAGGACAGCAGGTAGTAGAGGGCCACGGTGTGCGTGGGAGGCTTGAAGGAGTCAAACAGGTGCAGCAGGAACAGAGAGCTGATGACGCAGCCGACTTTGACCAGCGTGTTGCTGCTCTTCTTGGTCTCAGTATAGAGGGGCGAGTGCAGGCCCAGGCCCAGGCCGAACAGGGTGCCCATGTTACGCAGGAGGCTGGCGAAGGGCGTGCTGTCCAGGTGGACCCACTCGGGCCTGTCGCACCACCTCTGGGCTTTCTCCAGGGTCCACAGCAGGTCCACACCCACAGCTTTGAGGAGGACGTAGAAGCCCAAAGCGAAGGAGGTCAAGAAGAGAGTGGTGTAGAAGTATTTCTTCATGCTGGCGTTGTAGATCCACTGAGTCCTGTTGAAGGCTTCGGCCACGATCATACCTGGAAATATCCAGTGAAATGTCCAGGTCAGTATGATGTGTTAACAGTGAACATAACAGCACACTCCATAGTACCTCCAGTCGCACTCCAGAGTTGAAATAAAGCTCCTTTAATGTCATAAAATTTGACTGGATCATTCCTCTCATCTTCAAGAGCATATAAAAATTTTTTGAGATGTTTTCACCTGAcaggattttttcttttttttacgaAAACTTGTTAGAGGACTTTATGATGCACAAAAAATCCCTAACAAATTATTTCAGTTTGGGGGTGCAACTGGGCTTGGGCGTGGCACGTCAGCTCTATAGCACCCCCAGCCTTCTTTTTGCGTCTGAATGAATTATGACGCCCTTCCTGTCCTCAAAAACTCACAAATCCTGCAATTTTTCTCTCGTCTGTTTTTACGTTTTTTTTGTCTATGCACCAAAACAGAAGCAAGTTCTTCATATGTGAAAAACAACTTGGCAATAAACATGGTTTTATTCTTCTAATTCTTCGTACTGACCTGAAATGACACCAGCAACGACCTGATGGGGGAAGTGGGCAGcgatgaagaccctggagagacaCACGCACACCTGGACTCCGCAAAACAGCGTCCATAAGGCAGCCTTCAGAtacctgtaaaaacaaaaaaagataatattATTTCAAAGAAGGCAGCACAACAAATCAACCTTATATAACAATATAACAACACAGTTCTTCTCTGCTGGTCATGAGAACCTCAGCCGCCTGGACGTCAAAACAACTCGTGTATAATCTTCAGGAGTCAATGATCAaccacagagcagagagcagataGTGTGTCTGTGATGATAAGCTCAGGGTGGGAGAAAATGGAAAACAACTCAGACCACTAAGATTTGAGACTCACCAGTCCTTGTTGGTGGATTTCTTGCTCCCAAACTTCTTCTTGCTGGTCGCGATGGCGAGGATGGAGGTCACCAGGGTGTAGTAGACACCTGCAGCGCCCATGGCGTGGCCTGAGGGGCTGCCTgtatgacacagacacagagggtgGATAATATCAGCAGCTGATTCACTCAAATAGAACAATGACTGCAATGTGGAACAGCCTCTTTTAATGTTACCACGGTTACAGACAGAGGTGGAAAGTAACAAAGGtggaaagtacatttactcgaGTACTGTGCAAAATGGTGGCGGCTCAGCTCTCTCCCTCAGAGACAGCAACTACAGACATGActtataaacaaatatttaacatcTATTAATTAAACAGTTAACATTTACCTGTAAATGTGTAAATTGAATGtgtcctttttattttattttatttttaaagtcatacCTACAAAAGTTTTTATATACTGCTGCaactgcttttatttatttattttattttattcttattttttttaatactttatatTGTCATATAATTTCATGTATCTCATTACGAAGCTCATGTACCAATgacatttcctcctttttttaaagtgaGAAATTATGTAAATAGGTGTGTCACTCAGTGATACATATAATAATAAACTATTGATATgcaatgataaaaataaataaataacaacaacagttaCGGTACAGGTTTGAATTTTAAAGTATGCTATCGTAATTTTGGTGTCATAGAAAAATATCTTTGATTCCATTTCATATCATATTTAAGGTTTTGTCTGCTATATTTCATGGCTCATAATATCACAGTTTTCCTTCTTTCAGTATTTCAaaaattaagaataaaaaagaataataaaagaatttaaaaaagaaaagagaaaaaaattaacaaaaaaaagtaccCACACacgctcaaaaaaataaaataacataaaataaaaatgatttaactaCGGAGGGAAGCCTTGCGAAATTTCGTTACCTGAGTTTCATGGCAACAaagatcattcattcattcattcattgtattTTACTTCAGTTTTCATATTTAATGGAGGAAATATTGTTCTATTTACATTTATCTGCTATAGTTACAAGGTACTTTTCAAATAAAGATTTTACATTTAACAACATATAATAAGTTTATACATGAtataaaacatcttaaaaatatGTCATGTCTATATATCTACAGTACGAATTGTTCTACCAAATGATTATTTCCCCTTTAAACCTCTAAAATGGCCCAAAGaggtaaaattattattaatatgtcGCAAAAAGTGCAGATTTAATTGTAAATAAATTGTTTTCACTTCTTTCCAAACGACCTAACTGTGTGCGAAGTAGTTAAAACTGTAACATATGATAATTTATCAGCTACAGAAGCTACTTAAAATACACTTTGTTGTTAATACTGATTTATACATTTGAATGCAGAACTTTTTCTTGTAATGGAGTGGTTTTACTTTGCGGTTTTGGCacttttatttgagtatttctTCCACCACTAATTAAAGACAAAACCTGTGCTTTACAAGCAGAGAAAAGCTGGTAACGGCCCTGAATCCCAAAAGCTTCAGGTTCACTGTGTGGTAACTGGTTTCACTAAATAACAACATTAACGGACAGCTTAAAGGCCTTAAGATGGGTCCTGATACACCAGATCCATTGGTGTAGATTTTAGGGGGGAGCCGGGGACACGTCCTTCTCACTATGTACAGAGGACTTAATTGAAGGGACATAATTAAAGATGTTTACACCCTAAATTGACACTTGGAAAGTCACCATAATGCAGGAAAGGTAGTGTGACATCCCAAAATATTCTGGTGGAGGACGCATGTGTATCCCTGCTAATGTTGCAACAAAATCTACCCCCTTAACCAGATCTTGAGGCCCCGTGTGTCAAAACCTGCAGCCCACAAAGCTAAATTTACTTGTGTTTACTCAAACTGCCACAAAgcaaagctgcagctgtgttcCAGGAGAGTCAGAGGAAAGGGTGGGTTAACAGGAGCCCTGCAGCAGAAACATGAATGTATGTATAGTGTGGTTTCTCACCTGGCCCAGTCTCACAGGTCATGGGGTACTGCTCAATGTGAGGACGGACTGTGTTTGCATAATAAGGCGTCTCATGGACCCACCAGTACGGCCGCTCCCCAAACAGAATCCTGAAGGAGACGAAAGAAACATGCACTCCGTTatagtcaataaaaaaaacatttaaaggacATTTAAAGAGTTAAAGGATTTACTGGACTCACCATTTGAACACCAGGTTGAGCCAGTCTCCGATCACAGCCACCCAGATGAGCTTGATGCCCACTGAGGAGCGCAGGTGAAACCACAGCgggaagaagatgaagaaggtGTTCCTGAGGTCAGCCGCCCAGGAGACCCAGAGAAACAAACCCTGGGCGTCCTGATAGTTGGTCTGCAGGTAGCGGGTGGTGCTCACCCCAAAACCCTGCAAGGTGTCCATTATAGCATTCATCTTTGCctcagaggagggagagaaggagggagagaaatctcagtctgctgctgtgtgacaaAAAAACCCAGACTGTTGCTATCAGTCACTCAGCTGGTTGGTTTTATACCAGAGGGACCCACTACCCAAACGCATGCTCACACTGATCTTTGGACCTTGCACATGTGTAATAAAACACAGGGAGTCAGGGGAGTTTGGGAGGTTTGTCACACAAACAAGCTGAAAAGATACAAAAGACGTCAATTGTTATCTTTGTCGCTGAACTGCTGTACTGtacggagacagagagaggaagtcaGTTGACCAATAACTAGATTTCACAATTATGACCTAAATGTAATCGATCACAAACAAACCAAGCAGTTTGCAGAATAATGTGCTGTTAGTCAGGGCTGTAGCCATGGAGTCAGCACAGGGAGGAGGGCATTGGATGGGAGTCTGAGGGTCATCATAAGTCAAAGAAAAACTAATTTCCTATTATATAATTTATCATAAGCAAGTACATCTATACAGCATACTATACTAATACAGCGTGTATCtctgccaaaaagttgcacttgaacacaccgcagCCAACTGGACCTATGTTCTGCGCATGTGTGAGAGAAAATAGGGATATTGGACCCTTCAAAATGTCCACCTGTCAATTAGCcatttgttattgttgctgGGATAAgaatgcattacagggtcaaataacggattttcatgctgaaagttgggattttgaaatttcacccagaatgacacccccatgcaaTAAATCACCCCCTTGACCTGTGAccttttaatttgtctgtgagggagttttgaattttggaaatggacaaaaatgtttAGGGGTAACAAAGGGGAAAGACCGCCAGGATCGATTCAAGATGCTAGCAAGCCAGTTTGCACATTAACAACTCAACCAGGTGCTATAAAGAACAACGCATGTTTACTGTGTGATAgcgcaacacattctcactccgacc from Epinephelus fuscoguttatus linkage group LG20, E.fuscoguttatus.final_Chr_v1 includes:
- the g6pc1a.2 gene encoding glucose-6-phosphatase catalytic subunit 1, yielding MNAIMDTLQGFGVSTTRYLQTNYQDAQGLFLWVSWAADLRNTFFIFFPLWFHLRSSVGIKLIWVAVIGDWLNLVFKWILFGERPYWWVHETPYYANTVRPHIEQYPMTCETGPGSPSGHAMGAAGVYYTLVTSILAIATSKKKFGSKKSTNKDWYLKAALWTLFCGVQVCVCLSRVFIAAHFPHQVVAGVISGMIVAEAFNRTQWIYNASMKKYFYTTLFLTSFALGFYVLLKAVGVDLLWTLEKAQRWCDRPEWVHLDSTPFASLLRNMGTLFGLGLGLHSPLYTETKKSSNTLVKVGCVISSLFLLHLFDSFKPPTHTVALYYLLSFCKSATVPLVTVSIIPYCVNSALSLQNKKAV